ACCTCGGCAATGGCCGCCAGCGCCCGCTGCAGCTGCCCGGTCGAACTGATCTCGGCCGTGAACACCATGCGCGCCTGGCCCTTGGCCGACTGGGTATTCACCCCGGTCACGTTGATCTTGGCGATCGTCAGCACTTCGGAAATGTCGCGCAGCAGGCCCTGGCGGTCGCTCGCCAGGATGAAGATGTCGACCGGGAACACGGTGTCCGTCCCGCTGCGGCCCCATTCGGTCTCGATCACGCGCTCCGGGTTCTTGGAGGCCATCTCGGCGAAGTTCTTGCAGCTGGTGCGGTGGATCGAGACGCCCTTGCCCTTGGTGACGAAGCCGACGATCGGGTCCGGCGGCGCCGGCTTGCAGCACTTGGCCAGCTGGGTCAACATGCCCTCGGACCCGACCACCAGCACGCCCGACTTGGCGCCCTGCTCGACGCTCGAGGCGCGGCTCTTGTTGACCACCGCCGTATCCTGCGGCGGCGCCGGCGGCGCGTCGGCCGGGTCGTGCAGCGCGGCCTCGACGTGGCGCAGGCTGAATTTTTCCTTGCCGACCGCGATGAACAAATCGTCGAGCTTGGCAAAACCGAGCTTGTGCGCCAGCGCTTCCAGGTTGACCGCGGTCTTGCCTTCGCGCTGCAGCGACTTCTCGACCAGCGCGCGCCCGTGCGCCAGGGTCTCGGCCAGTTCCTGCGCGTGGAACCAGGCGCGGATCTTGGTGCGCGTGCGGCTCGACACCGTGTAGCCGGGGCTGAGCCAGTCGCGCGACGGACCGGCACTGCCGGCCGGACCCTTGGCGGTGATGATCTCGCAGGTCTGGCCGTTGCGCAAAGGGGTGTTCAGCGGCACCATCACGCCGTCGATCTTGGCGCCGCGGCAGCGGTGGCCGACCTCGCTGTGCAGGTGGTAGGCGAAGTCGATCGGCGTGGCGCCGACCGGCAGCTCGAGCACGCGCGCCTGCGGCGTCAGCACGAAGATGCGGTCGTCCAGCGTGGTGGACTTGAGCTTTTCGACCCATTCGCGCTGCGCGTCCTCGTCGCCGCTGCCGGTGACGGCGTCGGCCACTTCGCTCTTCCAGGCCAGCAGCTGGCGCAGCCAGGCGATCTTCTCGTCGTACTTCTGGCTCTTGAAGTTCGAGCCGCCCTCTTCCTTGTAACGCCAGTGCGCCGCCACGCCGTACTCGGCGAAGCCATGCATTTCCTGGGTGCGGATCTGCACTTCGAGCGGACGCCCGTCCTCGGCCGTGACCACCGTGTGCAGCGACTGGTAGCCGTTGGCCTTGGGACGCGAGATGTAGTCGTCGAATTCCTTCGGGATCGGGGTCCAGATGTTGTGCACCAGGCCCAGCACGGTGTAGCAGGTCTTCACGTCGGCGACGATCACGCGGAACGCGCGCACGTCGTACAGGCCGCTGAAATCGAGCTCCTTGCCGCGCATCTTCTTCCAGATGCTGTAGATGTGCTTGGGCCGCCCGCTGACCTCGGCCTTGACGCCGGCGGCCGCCAGTTCCTGCTCCAGGCGCTCGATCGACGATTGCACGAAGCTCTCGCGCAGCATGCGCTTTTCTTCGAGCATCTTGGCGATGCGCTTGTAGGTCTCGGGCTCGATCATGCGGAAGGCCAGGTCTTCCAGTTCCCACTTGAGCTGGAAGATCCCGAGCCGGTTGGCCAGCGGCGCGTACAGGTCGAGCACCTCGCGCCCGTAGTCGTGCGTGACCGCATCGAACCGCTTCTGCTCGGCGAAGAAGCGCAGCGTGGTGACGCAGGACGCCAGGCGCACCAGCACCACGCGCATGTCGGTGGCCATCGCCAGCAGCATCTTGCGCAGCGTTTCGAGCTGGGCCAGCGCCTGCTGGGCGGCGTTCTTGCCGCGCCCGACCGGCGCCTGGCTTGCCGTCAGGTCGCGCAGGCGGATCAGCTGCTGCACGCCGCGCACCATGTCGCTCACTTCCTTGCCGAAGCGCTCCTCGATCCGGTCGATGGCGCCGGGCTCGAGCAGCCCCAGCTCGAACAGCAGGCCGGCGATGCGCGTCTCGGCGTCGGCGCGCAGCAGCGCCAGCGTGCCGCCCACGCCGAGCGAAAACTCGAGCGCATCCTGGCCGCGCCGGGTCTGGCGCTCGCCGTAGACCGCGGCGGCGAAGTCGAGCGCGTCGTGCACGCGGACGCAATCTTCGCGCCCGAGTCCGAAGATCAGCTGGGACGTGACGTCGCCGAGCGCGGCAATCGATACCATGGCGCCTCTACTATTGAAACGAAACGAAAACGGACATCAAGGCAGCGCCGCGACGACGACGATCTCGACCAGGCAGGCGGGATTGGCCAGCTTGGCCTCGACGGTGGCGCGCGGCGGGGTGTGGCCCGGGGTGACCCAGGTGTCCCAGACTTCGTTCATGCCGGGGAAGTTGGCCATGTCGGAAATGAAGATCTGGCAGCTCAGGATGCGCGTCTTGTCGCTGCCGGCCTCGCCCAGCAGGCGGTCGACGTAGCCCAGCACTTCGCGCGTCTGGCCGACGATGTCCTGGCTGGTGTTCTCGGCGATCTGGCCGGCGAGGTAGACGGTGCCGTTGTGGATGGCGATTTCGGACAGGCGCTTGCCTACGTGCAGTCGTTTGATTTCCATGGTGTTCCTGGTTGATGTGAAAAAGGTGTCGGGCCCGGGCCCGGTCGAGTACGCAGTCGAGACCTCAACCGAGCAGAAACGCGCGCGCCGCGGCGATCTGGTCGGGCTGCACGAAGGTCGGCGCATGGCCAACCCCGGCGAATTCGACCAGGCGGGGCTTCGGACCGCGCCGCGTCATCTCCTCGGCCGTGGCGCGCGACAGCAGGTCGGACTGGCCGCCGCGCACCAGCAGCGTCGGACAGCGGATCGCATCGAAGGCCTGCCACAGCATCTGCTGGTCCTGGGCCGCCTGCTGCGGCGTGATCGCGGCGAAGGGCTTGGCCAGGCCCAGGTCGTAGTGGCGCGTCCACTGGCCGTCGGGCTGCTGCACCAGCACGTCGCGCGCCAGCTTGTCCCATTGGGCGTCGCTGTGCGGGCCGAACGAGGCGGACACGTCGCGCACGTACCGCGCGCCGGCCTCGAAGCTGGGAAAGCGCACGTCCTGGCCGATGTACTCGCCGATGCGCGCCATCGCCGCCGGATCCAGCGTCGGGCCGATGTCGTTCAGCACGAGCCTGGTGATCGGGCTGTCCGGCAGCGAGGCCAGGATCAGGCCGATCAGGCCGCCCATCGAGGTGCCGAACCAGTGCACGCTGCTCTCGTCGCCCACCGCGGTGACGCGCGCGACCAGCGTGACCATGTCGGCGACGTATTGCGGCACCGTGTAGTGCGACGGGTCGCGCAGGCGCTCGGAACGTCCGCGTCCGGCCACGTCGGGGCATACCACGCGGTAATCGCCGCACAGCGCGCGCGCGAGCTCGTCGAAGTCGCCGGAGACGCGCGTGACGCCGTGCACGCACACCAGCACGCGCGGGTTGGCGGGATCGCCCCACTCTTTGTAGGCCATGCGGTGCAGGCCCGCGGGCGAGCTGCATTGCACGGTTTTCAGCCTCGGTTCGGTCACATGCGGCTCCATTCGACGCTACCACGGTTCGATTACTAAAGACGCTCGCGCGCTGCACGGCACGGGCGTGCGCCAACATTTTACCCGCCGGCGCGATTAGAATTCTACCAAGAGAACGCCTCCGCCACCCGGGCGGCCCACCATTCCAGAAAGGCAATCCATGCAATCGAAGATTTTGAGCGGCAAAACCGCCCTCGTCACCGGCTCGACCTCGGGCATCGGCCTGGGCATCGCGCGCGCGCTGGCCGAGGCAGGCGCCAACATCGTGTTCAACGGTTTCGGCGACGCCCAGCAGATCGACAAGCTGTACACCGACATCGGCCATGAATTCGGCGTGCAGACCGCCTACCACAACGCCGACATGTCCAGGCCCGAGCAGATCGAGGCGATGATGGCCTTCGCGGCGGACAAGTTCGGCGCAGTCGACATCCTGGTCAACAACGCCGGCATCCAGTACGTGGCCAACGTCGAGGACTTCCCGGTCGAGAAGTGGGACGCGATCATCGCCATCAACCTGTCGTCCGCCTTCCACACCACGCGACTGGCGCTGCCCGCCATGAAAAGCCGCAACTGGGGCCGGATCATCAACCTCGCCTCGGCGCACGGACTGGTCGCATCGAGCGGTAAATCGGCCTACGTCGCGGCCAAGCACGGCCTGGTTGGGCTGACCAAGTCGACCGCGCTCGAATGCGCCGCCACCGGCGTCACCGCCAACGCGATCTGCCCGGGCTGGGTGCTCACGCCCCTGGTGCAAAAGCAGGTCGACGACCGCGCGGCGCGCGCCGGCATCCCGAACGAACAGGCCAAGAAAGAGCTGCTGATGGAAAAACAGCCCTCGGGTGAATTCGTCACGCCGGAAGAACTCGGCGCGCTGGCGGTGTTCATGTGCAGCCCCGCCGCCAACCAGGTGCGCGGCGTGGCCTGGAACATGGACGGCGGCTGGGTGGCGCAGTGAGCTATCCGACCGACGACCCGATGGACGACCCGATGAACGACCCGATGAACGACCCGATGCGCGACGATGACGACGGCGAGCGCATCCACGCCCCCGGCCTGCACGAAGCCTGCGTCGAGCTGGCGCACGTGGTATTGGCCTCGGGCCAGCCCGACGTCTCGCGCGACATCCTGGAGACGCTGGCGGACCGCTTCGAGCGCGAGGCGCTGGATTTCGCGCTGCTGGTGGCCAATGCCGGACGCGACCCGGCCCTGCTCGGGCGCGCCGTGCACTACCTGACCGACGCGCATGCGCTGCCGCTGATGGGCACCGACATGGAATGGTTCCGCCAGGCGCTGGGCTGCCTGATCGAACTGGCGGTGCCGGGCATCGCGCTGTCGGCCAAGGGCGGCGCCTTCCTGCGCGACCTGCAGGTCGGGATCGAGCAGTCGCTGCAGGATATGGAGGAATAAATACGCAGGGAGGAATAATACGCAGCGCGGCACTTTGGTCGTCCGGCAAGTCCATGGGTTAAAATATGAGGCTCATTATTAATCCATGCCAGATGCCCGATCGTCCATCGATGCCCGCGCCGGCGAGCGTACGGGAAGCCGAGCTCCAGGCTGAAAACGAGGCCTTGCGCCGTGTATTGGCCGCCTACGAACGCACGCTCAACCCGGCGTCGAGTCCGGCCGCCAGCGATTCGCCGCTGTGGGCGGCGTCGCCCGATCTGCTCGGGGTCACCGACCTCGAAGGTATCTGGCTCGAGGTCAATCCAGCCTGGACCGATCTGCTCGGCTGGCCACCGGAACGCATCCTCGGCCGCACCTCGGACTGGCTGGTGCATCCCGACGACCTGGCCGCCAAGGCCATGCATCAGCAGCACCCTGCCCACGACGATCCGGATGCACGCGTCGAATACCGCTGCCGCACCGCCGGCGGCGAGTACCGCCTGATCAGCTGGGCGCGCGTGCAGGCCGGTGCGCGCTGGCATCACGCCGGCCGCGACGTCACGATCGAACGCGCGCGCGAGACGGCGCTGCGCGATTCGCTCGACTTCGCCCGGCTTGCCTTGTCCGCGGTCTCGGGCGTCGGGGTGTGGACCTACGACGCGGCCAGCGACCGCTTCTTTTGCGACGCCGGCATCGCCGAGCTGTACGGCATCGACCCGGAACAAGGCGCGGCCGGCATCCTGCGCACCGGCTTTCTGGCCAACGTGCACCCGGACGACCTGGCTGCGCTGCGCGCCACCATGGCCGGCGGCCTGGTGCGCAGCGGCGACCTCGAACTCGAATACCGCATCTGCCATCCGGACGGCTCGACCCGCTGGGTGCTGTCGCGCGGCCACACCTATTTCGACGACGCCGGCATACCGCTGCGCCGCACCGGCGTCGGTATCGACACGACGCGCCAGCGCCAGCTCGAACAGCAGCTGCGCCAGAGCCAGAAAATGCAAGCGGTCGGCCAGCTGACCGGCGGTATCGCCCACGACTTCAACAATATGCTGCAAGGCGTGATGGGGCCGCTCGACATGCTGCGCCTGCGCCTTGGCCAACTGTCCGATGACGCGATCCTGCGCTACGTCGACATGGCGCTGGCCGCGTCGCGCCGCGCCGCCACGCTGACGCACCGGCTGCTGGCGTTTTCGCGGCGCCAGCCGCTCGCCCCGCAGCAGGT
This genomic stretch from Massilia sp. 9096 harbors:
- a CDS encoding bifunctional (p)ppGpp synthetase/guanosine-3',5'-bis(diphosphate) 3'-pyrophosphohydrolase; protein product: MVSIAALGDVTSQLIFGLGREDCVRVHDALDFAAAVYGERQTRRGQDALEFSLGVGGTLALLRADAETRIAGLLFELGLLEPGAIDRIEERFGKEVSDMVRGVQQLIRLRDLTASQAPVGRGKNAAQQALAQLETLRKMLLAMATDMRVVLVRLASCVTTLRFFAEQKRFDAVTHDYGREVLDLYAPLANRLGIFQLKWELEDLAFRMIEPETYKRIAKMLEEKRMLRESFVQSSIERLEQELAAAGVKAEVSGRPKHIYSIWKKMRGKELDFSGLYDVRAFRVIVADVKTCYTVLGLVHNIWTPIPKEFDDYISRPKANGYQSLHTVVTAEDGRPLEVQIRTQEMHGFAEYGVAAHWRYKEEGGSNFKSQKYDEKIAWLRQLLAWKSEVADAVTGSGDEDAQREWVEKLKSTTLDDRIFVLTPQARVLELPVGATPIDFAYHLHSEVGHRCRGAKIDGVMVPLNTPLRNGQTCEIITAKGPAGSAGPSRDWLSPGYTVSSRTRTKIRAWFHAQELAETLAHGRALVEKSLQREGKTAVNLEALAHKLGFAKLDDLFIAVGKEKFSLRHVEAALHDPADAPPAPPQDTAVVNKSRASSVEQGAKSGVLVVGSEGMLTQLAKCCKPAPPDPIVGFVTKGKGVSIHRTSCKNFAEMASKNPERVIETEWGRSGTDTVFPVDIFILASDRQGLLRDISEVLTIAKINVTGVNTQSAKGQARMVFTAEISSTGQLQRALAAIAEVGGVMEARRT
- a CDS encoding RidA family protein → MEIKRLHVGKRLSEIAIHNGTVYLAGQIAENTSQDIVGQTREVLGYVDRLLGEAGSDKTRILSCQIFISDMANFPGMNEVWDTWVTPGHTPPRATVEAKLANPACLVEIVVVAALP
- a CDS encoding alpha/beta fold hydrolase, with product MTEPRLKTVQCSSPAGLHRMAYKEWGDPANPRVLVCVHGVTRVSGDFDELARALCGDYRVVCPDVAGRGRSERLRDPSHYTVPQYVADMVTLVARVTAVGDESSVHWFGTSMGGLIGLILASLPDSPITRLVLNDIGPTLDPAAMARIGEYIGQDVRFPSFEAGARYVRDVSASFGPHSDAQWDKLARDVLVQQPDGQWTRHYDLGLAKPFAAITPQQAAQDQQMLWQAFDAIRCPTLLVRGGQSDLLSRATAEEMTRRGPKPRLVEFAGVGHAPTFVQPDQIAAARAFLLG
- a CDS encoding 3-hydroxybutyrate dehydrogenase — encoded protein: MQSKILSGKTALVTGSTSGIGLGIARALAEAGANIVFNGFGDAQQIDKLYTDIGHEFGVQTAYHNADMSRPEQIEAMMAFAADKFGAVDILVNNAGIQYVANVEDFPVEKWDAIIAINLSSAFHTTRLALPAMKSRNWGRIINLASAHGLVASSGKSAYVAAKHGLVGLTKSTALECAATGVTANAICPGWVLTPLVQKQVDDRAARAGIPNEQAKKELLMEKQPSGEFVTPEELGALAVFMCSPAANQVRGVAWNMDGGWVAQ
- a CDS encoding PAS domain-containing sensor histidine kinase; the protein is MPDRPSMPAPASVREAELQAENEALRRVLAAYERTLNPASSPAASDSPLWAASPDLLGVTDLEGIWLEVNPAWTDLLGWPPERILGRTSDWLVHPDDLAAKAMHQQHPAHDDPDARVEYRCRTAGGEYRLISWARVQAGARWHHAGRDVTIERARETALRDSLDFARLALSAVSGVGVWTYDAASDRFFCDAGIAELYGIDPEQGAAGILRTGFLANVHPDDLAALRATMAGGLVRSGDLELEYRICHPDGSTRWVLSRGHTYFDDAGIPLRRTGVGIDTTRQRQLEQQLRQSQKMQAVGQLTGGIAHDFNNMLQGVMGPLDMLRLRLGQLSDDAILRYVDMALAASRRAATLTHRLLAFSRRQPLAPQQVDVKLLVQGLADLFQRTIGEKIELALAVDAAGCRARCDANQLENAVLNLVINARDAMPDGGVLTIRTRLVEIGPELALQHGAQAGPYVCLTVGDNGVGMTPAVVQQACEPFFTTKPTGQGTGLGLSMVYGFAGQSGGFVTIHSSVDSSVGRGTTVAIHLPTSADLAETIAPAAPPSSARSGAGATLLLVEDDPSVMAALCDLFDGAHYRVRTATNGFEAQAGIEADAAIDLLITDIGLRGMNGRQLAEAARRVLPDLPVLFMTGYAELAAAANGFMEPGMALIAKPFDLEAMLARVRTMLDGAGQ